The following proteins are co-located in the Thermocladium sp. ECH_B genome:
- a CDS encoding alkyl hydroperoxide reductase, which yields MPLKIGDQAPNFELLDTDLKKVNLYDVLGKGQYVVLLFFPGAFTSVCTKELCTFRDSMFKLEKAKANVIAVSVDTPFSLKAFKEQNRLNFTLASDFNKTVIADYDVVLPSLLGLRYLAKRAVYIIAPDHTIKYVWYSDDPGKEPPYDDVVKAVNELAH from the coding sequence ATGCCTCTAAAGATAGGAGACCAAGCTCCAAACTTCGAATTGCTTGACACGGATCTAAAGAAGGTGAATCTATACGATGTGCTGGGGAAAGGGCAGTACGTGGTGCTGCTCTTCTTCCCTGGAGCATTCACCAGCGTATGCACCAAGGAGCTCTGCACATTCAGGGACAGCATGTTTAAGCTGGAGAAGGCGAAGGCCAACGTGATAGCCGTATCCGTTGACACCCCATTCTCACTAAAGGCATTTAAGGAGCAGAATAGGCTAAACTTCACTCTTGCATCCGACTTCAATAAGACAGTAATAGCTGATTATGATGTCGTGCTGCCTAGCCTCCTTGGTCTTAGGTACCTGGCAAAGAGAGCCGTCTATATAATAGCGCCTGATCACACCATTAAGTACGTGTGGTACTCCGATGATCCTGGAAAAGAACCGCCATATGATGATGTCGTCAAGGCAGTGAATGAGTTGGCTCACTGA